The genomic DNA CAATCACCCCAGCAAAATAGATTCAAACTTTGTAAATAGGTGATTCTTTCACCTATTTATTTTTCATAAATTAGTAACATGCATTAAAAGATTAATTAGCAAACTTTTTATATTAATATTAAGAAAAATTAATTATATCAATTTTAATTGATATTGTAAAAATATATTTTTTTACATTAATGTAATAATATTGGAGTAATATTATTATTTTCACGTTTATTAAATGGTTAATTTAATAAAAAATATGGAGGAAAAAATTTATGGACCCTGTAACATTAGGTGTTGTTGCATTAATGGGTGCAGTTGCAACTATTGGTGGGGCTGCTGAGGACCTTGAATCTGACATAGGATCTCAAAGTAACCCAAACTCACAAGTTCAACTTGCTCCACAAATGGGACATTTACACCGTATGATTAACAAAGCGGCTTCTGGTGAACCAGTCGCTTATGGTACTTGGTGTGGTATTGCGGGTGCTGTTGCATTTATTTTAATTACCTTTGGTTTAATGCCTATTGTATCTATTGCAATCGGTGCTTGTGTTGCTGCATTAGTTCACGGAATTTATACAGTAACAGCTCACTTTGGTAGGATTGTTGGTCAATCACAATTCGAACAACCATTGTTTATGGATGTTGTAACTGAGTCATTAGGACCTATCGTAGGTCACGGATTTATAACTACTTTTTGTATTGTTGGAATTTCTTACTTAATGGTTATTCCAATTAATGGAACTGCTTTACATGTATTCCCATTACCTTTATTAGCAATGCTTTGGGGTATTGCTCTCGGTGCTATCGGTTCTTCTACCGGGGATGTACACTATGGTGCAGAAAGCGAATATCAAAAGTTCCCATTCGGAGGAGGTACTCCTGTAGCTATCCAAGGGGATATTGTAACCAAAGCTCCATTAGGTGCTAAAAACTCTATTGATGTTGGTAACTTCTGTGCTAAATTTGGTGGTCCAATTACTGGATTCTGTTTCGGTCTTGTTGTATTCTTCAGTTTCTGGAACACTGTTGTATTTGGAGTATATGGTGGAATTATTTCAGGTATTATTCTTATTATTATTTTAATCATCTTAAATGATAGAGTTGAAGTATTTGCAAGAAATACCTATGGACCATATGAGGAAGATTAAGGAGGTTTCATTATGGATCCAATTACTTTAATTATATTTGTCGCAATCGGTGGAGTACTCATCGGTGCTGGTGTACACTTCATTCCTGTAGGAGGAGCTCCTGCAGCAATGGCAACAGCTACTGGTGTAGGTACTGGTACTGCTATGTTAGCAGCTGGTGCTGGTTTAACCGGTCTTATTACTGCTGCTACTATGACAGGTGAACCTTGGTATATTATTGGTATTGGTGGTGCAATCGGTGCAATGATTATGATGGGTATTACCATGCTTATTGCTAACTACATATATGTATATGGTGTAGGTGTTGTACCTGCAGCTGCAAAAGTAGAAGTTGACCCATTCACTGGCCGTAACCAAGAAAAATACAAAACTCCTGGTACTGAAGGTCACGGTGTACCATTCGCATCTTACATTAGTGGTTTAATCGGTGGTCTCTTCGGTGGTTTCGGTGGAGGTATGGTTTACTATGCTATTAATACTGCTGCTACTGAAGGTAATTTTGTAACCGACCCTATCATCACTGTAGGTTTAGCTGCAATTCTTGGTGTAACTGTTTTCTTCATCAACTCTGTAATTGCATCTTACAACATTGGTGGTACTATTGAAGGTTTCACTGATCCTAAGTTTAAAAGAATAGGTACTGGTGCAGTAGCATGTCTTATTGCTTCTATTGTATTAGGAATATTCTGTGTATTATTAACAGGAGGTATCTAAGATGTCTGTCGCTGGAAGTGGAGAAGCTCATGGTGATATTAACTCAGTACATTTACTTATTGTAGGTATCATCGGTGGACTTATCGGAATTTATTTAAGTGGTGTTGAATCAACTATCGGACCTGTAATAGCATGTCTCGGTGCTGTATGTGCTATTGTATGGGGAGCAGATGCTATTCGTAGAGTAGCAAGTTACGGTTTAGGTACTGGTGTACCATCTATTGGTTACATGAGTTTATCTATCGGTGTAATCGGTTCCTTAGCAGGTATTGGTGTTGCTTACACTATTGCAATGGACATTATTGGTCCTATTTTAGCATTAATCTTTGCAATGATTATCGGTCTTATTGTTGCAGTAATCGCTAAAAAAATCGTTGGAATGAAAATCCCAATTATGGAAAGATGTACTGTTGAAATTGCAGGTGCTGCATCCTTATCTATCTTAGCATTTTCCGCAGCTGTAACCGGAACTTATGCTATTGAAGAAATTTTAGCATCTGTTGTTGGTACTGGTTTTATTGCAGTATTCTTCATTATGAATACTATGGCTATCCAACACCCATTCAACGCATGTTTAGGTCCTAACGAAGATCAAGCAAGAACCCTTAAATGTGCATGTTCAACTGCATTCTTAGCTATGGTAATCACTGGTATCTTATCTGTTGTTGCTGGTGGTGAATACGCATGGTTTGCAATTGTAATTATTGGATTAATCGGATGGGTTATTTCATTTAGAAGTTTCGTAAAAGCTTCATTCGAAGCTGCTGCATCTGTAAAATGGGCTGGTCTTTGGCCTAAAGTAGAGGAATAAGGAGGTATAATTATGGTTGAAATGTTACCAATGGTTCAAATTGTACCTGAAATGAATTTAGCTCTTGATCCTGCAAGTGGTATTTTAGGAGCTTCTTTAGGTTCAGGCGTAGTTATATTATCTATGGATGATGTAAACGAAGCAGTCACAAAAATTGAACAAGCAGCTGATGATTTAATAGATTCATTAGATCCTTATACTAGTCCTTCAGGTTCTTACCCAGGTAGGGCAGGATCTTATGTAACTGCAGGTATGTTAACAAACACTGTATACGGATTTATATTAGCAATTATCATCATATTTGCTGCAATGCCTGTTTTAATCGGATTGGGGGTATTATAGATGGCAGATAAAAAGGCACCAGCTGAAGGCTGGCCGGTTATCAGTGGGGACTACATTGTAGGAGACCCAGAAAGTCCAGTTGCTGTAACTACCTTAGCTTCACACATTGAAGGAGAATTATCAGGTGCAGCAATTGCAGGACCATGTAAAACTGAAAACTTAGGAGTAGAAAAAGTAGTTGCAAACATCATTTCAAATCCTAACATTAGATTTTTAATTTTATCTGGTGCTGAAGTACAAGGTCACATTACTGGTCAAAGTATTGTAGCATTACATGAAAATGGATGTGACCCAGAGAAGAAAAGTATTAATGGTGCTGTAGGTGCTATTCCTTTCGTAGAAAACATTCCATTAGACGGAATAGAAAGATTCCAACAACAATTAGAAATTGTAGATATGATTGATGTTGAAGACAGTGGCGCTATTAACGCAAAAATCAGTGAATGTGTAGAAAAAGATCCAGGTGCATTCGAAGAAGAAGCAATGGTTATCTCTGTAGATGATGATGGTGACGATGAGGATTCAGGAGAAGAAATGAGAGTTGTTTCTGCTGAAACCGCTATGATCGAAGCTAGAATGAGAGATATAGACACCAAAATGAAAATGATTGGTGCTGTACAGAAAAACATGGCAGGTAACTATGCAGGTAAAGTTCAAGGTATTATGCTTGGATTAATCTTTACATTAGTAATTGGTGCTTTATTCATATTATTCTAGGGGGATTAAGTTATGGTAAGAATTTCTAATAAACCAAACATGTCAGGTATTAAAAATGTCTCTGATGATATGGAATACGGTTCTAAACTTATTGCTAGAGAAGGAAAACTTTTTGCAGGTTTAATAACTACTAGGGTAAAAGGATTCGCTATTGGAATTTTATTAGCTATTCTTTTAGTAATTATTATACCATTCATTGCAAAAGCATGTGGAGTATAGAGGTGTTATAAATGAGTGAAGATAATTCAATACCTCAAGTAATGGTATCAGCAGACGATTACAACGCTATCATCGCTAAATTAGATGATGCTGAAGAAAAAGTAGATTTTACTGCTGGTGAATACTACCAACGTTTAGGCCAACAAACTGGAAGAGATGTTGGAATTTTATATGGAATGATATTAGGTCTTATAATTTTAGCTGTAATGCTCAAATATAATTTATTACAAGCTATGTTAATGTTATTATAGGATGTACTTAAGGAGGATTTTTAATGTTTAGGTTTGATAAAGAACAAACAGTATACGATATTGCTGGTGTAAAAATTGGGGGACAACCAGGTGAATACCCAACAGTATTAGCAGGAACCATCTTTTATGGTGGACACAACATCATCAATGATGAATTAACTGGTGATTTTGACAAAGATAGAGCAGAAAAATTAATTAAAGATATGGAAGAAATGACTGATGTTACAGGTAATCCATGTATTGTACAAGTATTCGGACAAACTCCAGAAGCTCTTACTAAATACATTGAATTTGTAGGGGATATTTGTGACAAACCTTTCCTTATCGATTCTACTTCTGGTGAAGCTAGAGTAGCTGGTGCACAGTTAGCTGACGAAATTGGATTAACCGAAAGAGCTATTTACAACTCCATTAACATGGCTGCTGAACAATCTGAATTAGATGCAATTGCAGAAACCGATATTTCCGCTTCCATCGTTTTAGGATTCAACCCAATGAACGCTACCATCGATGGTAAAATCGGTATTTGGGATCACGGTGACGGTGCAGTAGACAAAGGTTTACTCGACATCGCAGCTGACTGTGGTATTGACAAATTCTTAATGGATACTGCTGTAACTCCTTTAGGACAAGGTGCAGGTATTGCTGCTAGAGCATCCTTCGCAGAAAAAGCTAAATGGGGATACCCAGTAGGTTCCGGTATTCACAACGTACCTTCCGCATGGGACTGGTTAAGAGACTACAAAAAAGAAAACAAAGAAGCTTTCACTGTATGTGATATTGGAGCAAACATTATCCAAGTTATGTGTGGAGGAGACTTCGTACTCTTTGGACCTATCGAAAACGCAACTATCGCTTTCCCTGCAGTAGCACAAACTGATATGTTTATTGCAGAAGCAGCAAAAGATATGGGAACTGAAGCAGTAGAGTTCCACCCAATGAACAATTTATTATAGATTAGTTTATTTCTAATCTACTTTTTTTACTTTTTTTTCAACTAAAATTTTTTAATAAAACTTATATTATTTTAAAAAGATATTATAAACTAACTTAATTTTTGAGGTTTATTCAATGTCTTTTTTAGATAAAATTTTTAAAAGAGGTCCTAAGCCTATTATAGCTAAATCTCATGAAAGCAAATTGGATGCTTTAAGAGCTCAAAAGGCGGGTCCTGCAAGTCCTGGTGTTGTTAAAAAGCCCGACACTTTTTATGTAACTGCATCTGTTGAACTTGGTAACACTACTACTAAATCTATTGTAACTGCTACTAATTTAAATAATAGTGAATGTTATTTGCTTAATAAAACTGTTAAGATGACAAGGGATATCAGACCACCTAAACCGTCTGAAGAGGTTTTCGGTAAAACTGTTTGGGGTATTGAACTTTCTAAAGAGGCTGTAGCCGAACTAATTAAAGATACTGTTTTGGAATCCCTTAAAAAAGCTAATGTCGATAAGGATGAGGATCTTGATTTTGTTGTAAGATCCACTGGTGTTACTGCTGGTTTTGCAACTGCTGAAGAGGCAGGTAAACTTGTTATTGCTTTGGCTGACGGTTGTTTGGATGCGGGTATTCCTCCAAGAAAGATGTCTCCTGCTATGAGTCCTTCCCAACTGCCTGAAAGACTTAGAAAACATACTCTTTTGGAAAATGTAATGTTTGATGGTGCGGTTGTAAGTGTTGTACCTCCTAAAGGTAAGGAGTCTGTTGCTAACGAAATGGAAGGTGAACTTGTTACTGCAGGTATCAAGTTAGGTGCTAAATGGACTGAAGTTGACTATAGGAATCCTTGTGTAAGTCTTGATTTCGGTTCTACCTTGGCTGGAAGGATTGTTAATGATGATGAGCCTTATGCTAGTACTGTTGGTAACTTTTTAGGTTTGGCAGGTGTTATTTCTGACTCTTTAGCTCGTGGTTCTGGTCAGGTTGACAAAAACGGTGGGGCTGCTCTTGATTTATATTCCGATAAGTTGGTTAAGAAGGCTAACACCAAAAAAGCTAAGGCTAATGCGGAGGAAGCTCATAAGCTTATTGATATCAGAAAAGTTCCTGAAGGTTACTCCCGTTTCGGTACCGTCCCTATTGATGTTGAGGCTGCAAAAGAGGCGGGTAACATTTTGATTGGTTGTGATGTTGGTACTAATGGTGATGGCATACCTGAATTGATGGAATTGGGTCAGCAATTCTATGATGCTGATGGTCTTCCAACCTTGCTTGCTACTATGGATTATGTAAGTGCCAATATAGTTTATCGTGTTTTGGATGTTGCTTTTGAGAATAATGTGATTACTGAAGGTTCTGTTTTAGGGGTTACCGGTAGGGCAGGTATTACTGGACGTAAGCCTGAATTAATTTTAGAATATTCTCAGGATAAATTTAAAGACACAGTATTTGTTGAGGATGGTCTTGCTTTGGGTTCTGCTATTATGGCTCGTTGTATGAATTCCATGGGTACTGTTAAAAACCCTGTTGGTGGACATCAAGGTGGGAAATGTATTCTTAAACAAAGAATGAAAATGCAAGGAAAAATTTAATTTTTCTCTTTTCTTTTTTTGATTTGTATGATTTATGCTATTGTCATGTCTGGAGGTAGAGGGACAAGGCTAAATTCGCCAGTTGAGAAACCTCTTTTTAATTTATGTAACAAACCTTTGATTAAACATACACTTGATAATTTAAACGCATCTAAATATATTGATAAATTATTTATTGCCACCAGTCCAAACACTCCAAAAACTAGGGAATATGTTGAAGGGTTATCTCATGATTTTTTAATATTCGATACTCCAGGAATTAGCTATCTGAATGATTTGAGTTTTATTTTGGAAAGTTTTGAAAAAAATTCCAAAAACGATTCGTTATTGTTTATTAATGCTGATTTGCCATTCATTTCTACGGATTTAATTGA from Methanobrevibacter sp. includes the following:
- the mtrE gene encoding tetrahydromethanopterin S-methyltransferase subunit E; this encodes MDPVTLGVVALMGAVATIGGAAEDLESDIGSQSNPNSQVQLAPQMGHLHRMINKAASGEPVAYGTWCGIAGAVAFILITFGLMPIVSIAIGACVAALVHGIYTVTAHFGRIVGQSQFEQPLFMDVVTESLGPIVGHGFITTFCIVGISYLMVIPINGTALHVFPLPLLAMLWGIALGAIGSSTGDVHYGAESEYQKFPFGGGTPVAIQGDIVTKAPLGAKNSIDVGNFCAKFGGPITGFCFGLVVFFSFWNTVVFGVYGGIISGIILIIILIILNDRVEVFARNTYGPYEED
- the mtrD gene encoding tetrahydromethanopterin S-methyltransferase subunit D; this encodes MDPITLIIFVAIGGVLIGAGVHFIPVGGAPAAMATATGVGTGTAMLAAGAGLTGLITAATMTGEPWYIIGIGGAIGAMIMMGITMLIANYIYVYGVGVVPAAAKVEVDPFTGRNQEKYKTPGTEGHGVPFASYISGLIGGLFGGFGGGMVYYAINTAATEGNFVTDPIITVGLAAILGVTVFFINSVIASYNIGGTIEGFTDPKFKRIGTGAVACLIASIVLGIFCVLLTGGI
- the mtrC gene encoding tetrahydromethanopterin S-methyltransferase subunit MtrC → MSVAGSGEAHGDINSVHLLIVGIIGGLIGIYLSGVESTIGPVIACLGAVCAIVWGADAIRRVASYGLGTGVPSIGYMSLSIGVIGSLAGIGVAYTIAMDIIGPILALIFAMIIGLIVAVIAKKIVGMKIPIMERCTVEIAGAASLSILAFSAAVTGTYAIEEILASVVGTGFIAVFFIMNTMAIQHPFNACLGPNEDQARTLKCACSTAFLAMVITGILSVVAGGEYAWFAIVIIGLIGWVISFRSFVKASFEAAASVKWAGLWPKVEE
- a CDS encoding tetrahydromethanopterin S-methyltransferase subunit B; translation: MVEMLPMVQIVPEMNLALDPASGILGASLGSGVVILSMDDVNEAVTKIEQAADDLIDSLDPYTSPSGSYPGRAGSYVTAGMLTNTVYGFILAIIIIFAAMPVLIGLGVL
- the mtrA gene encoding tetrahydromethanopterin S-methyltransferase subunit A — encoded protein: MADKKAPAEGWPVISGDYIVGDPESPVAVTTLASHIEGELSGAAIAGPCKTENLGVEKVVANIISNPNIRFLILSGAEVQGHITGQSIVALHENGCDPEKKSINGAVGAIPFVENIPLDGIERFQQQLEIVDMIDVEDSGAINAKISECVEKDPGAFEEEAMVISVDDDGDDEDSGEEMRVVSAETAMIEARMRDIDTKMKMIGAVQKNMAGNYAGKVQGIMLGLIFTLVIGALFILF
- a CDS encoding tetrahydromethanopterin S-methyltransferase subunit F, producing the protein MVRISNKPNMSGIKNVSDDMEYGSKLIAREGKLFAGLITTRVKGFAIGILLAILLVIIIPFIAKACGV
- the mtrG gene encoding tetrahydromethanopterin S-methyltransferase subunit MtrG, with translation MSEDNSIPQVMVSADDYNAIIAKLDDAEEKVDFTAGEYYQRLGQQTGRDVGILYGMILGLIILAVMLKYNLLQAMLMLL
- the mtrH gene encoding tetrahydromethanopterin S-methyltransferase subunit H, whose product is MFRFDKEQTVYDIAGVKIGGQPGEYPTVLAGTIFYGGHNIINDELTGDFDKDRAEKLIKDMEEMTDVTGNPCIVQVFGQTPEALTKYIEFVGDICDKPFLIDSTSGEARVAGAQLADEIGLTERAIYNSINMAAEQSELDAIAETDISASIVLGFNPMNATIDGKIGIWDHGDGAVDKGLLDIAADCGIDKFLMDTAVTPLGQGAGIAARASFAEKAKWGYPVGSGIHNVPSAWDWLRDYKKENKEAFTVCDIGANIIQVMCGGDFVLFGPIENATIAFPAVAQTDMFIAEAAKDMGTEAVEFHPMNNLL
- a CDS encoding methanogenesis marker 14 protein is translated as MSFLDKIFKRGPKPIIAKSHESKLDALRAQKAGPASPGVVKKPDTFYVTASVELGNTTTKSIVTATNLNNSECYLLNKTVKMTRDIRPPKPSEEVFGKTVWGIELSKEAVAELIKDTVLESLKKANVDKDEDLDFVVRSTGVTAGFATAEEAGKLVIALADGCLDAGIPPRKMSPAMSPSQLPERLRKHTLLENVMFDGAVVSVVPPKGKESVANEMEGELVTAGIKLGAKWTEVDYRNPCVSLDFGSTLAGRIVNDDEPYASTVGNFLGLAGVISDSLARGSGQVDKNGGAALDLYSDKLVKKANTKKAKANAEEAHKLIDIRKVPEGYSRFGTVPIDVEAAKEAGNILIGCDVGTNGDGIPELMELGQQFYDADGLPTLLATMDYVSANIVYRVLDVAFENNVITEGSVLGVTGRAGITGRKPELILEYSQDKFKDTVFVEDGLALGSAIMARCMNSMGTVKNPVGGHQGGKCILKQRMKMQGKI
- a CDS encoding NTP transferase domain-containing protein; the protein is MIYAIVMSGGRGTRLNSPVEKPLFNLCNKPLIKHTLDNLNASKYIDKLFIATSPNTPKTREYVEGLSHDFLIFDTPGISYLNDLSFILESFEKNSKNDSLLFINADLPFISTDLIDYTIEKYNSVSEDALSVLVPVEIFKELDLPYSYEFEGLVPSGLNILRSENIVQDEYKFTIPKKELALNVNTLKDAKIAEEVHRDL